One Campylobacter concisus DNA segment encodes these proteins:
- a CDS encoding ABC transporter permease, giving the protein MKNMQLRMIKSSITGSKVQKTMAFITILLAALLIACMLNITLKIGDQVATELRGYGSNIVVLPRGESLSIEIEGKNFTPLKSQNLLPEADIYKIKEIFWRNNIVAFAPFLEAKVKDEKGIEFAFEGTYFDKNIGLKDEPEFSTGVKSLYGFWGVEGVWPKDESMDEILVGEELSKAKNLKVGDKLSLVGKNGTREVKIVGILKGASDEAHKLVGSLKLAGDLSGHANSYTKAEVSAMTIPENDLSLKARRNLDNLDSAEYDKWYCSAYAGSIAFQIEENLPNVSAKASLQVSDAESNIVKKIQSLMGIVSIIALVVSAIGITSLMTSEIYRRKKEIGLLKAIGASNFEIYALFASESLVVAFFAGITGAFLGYALSYVMSYIIFSHGIGIAWIVLPISVAFALLISVVGSLMPMRNVINLLPAEVLYDRK; this is encoded by the coding sequence ATGAAAAATATGCAACTAAGAATGATAAAAAGCTCGATCACGGGCTCAAAGGTGCAAAAGACGATGGCCTTTATCACTATCTTGCTAGCTGCTCTTTTGATAGCTTGCATGCTAAATATTACGCTAAAAATTGGCGATCAAGTAGCAACCGAGCTTAGAGGATATGGCTCAAATATCGTCGTTTTACCGCGCGGTGAGAGTCTAAGCATCGAGATCGAGGGTAAAAATTTCACTCCGTTAAAATCGCAAAATTTACTCCCAGAAGCTGATATCTACAAGATAAAAGAGATCTTTTGGAGAAATAATATCGTTGCTTTTGCGCCGTTTTTAGAGGCAAAAGTTAAAGATGAAAAAGGAATTGAATTTGCCTTTGAAGGAACCTATTTTGATAAAAATATCGGTCTAAAAGATGAGCCAGAATTTAGTACAGGCGTTAAGAGTTTGTATGGATTTTGGGGCGTTGAGGGTGTTTGGCCAAAAGATGAAAGTATGGATGAAATTTTAGTTGGCGAAGAACTTTCTAAGGCTAAAAATTTAAAGGTTGGCGACAAGCTTAGTCTTGTGGGCAAAAATGGTACAAGAGAGGTTAAAATAGTTGGAATTTTAAAAGGAGCTAGTGACGAGGCACATAAGCTAGTTGGCTCACTAAAGCTTGCTGGAGATCTTTCTGGGCATGCAAACTCATACACAAAGGCTGAAGTATCAGCTATGACAATCCCAGAAAATGACCTATCGCTAAAAGCAAGAAGAAATTTAGACAACCTTGATAGTGCAGAGTACGACAAATGGTATTGCTCGGCTTACGCAGGCTCGATCGCATTTCAGATAGAAGAAAATTTACCAAACGTTAGCGCAAAAGCTAGCCTTCAAGTAAGTGATGCTGAGAGTAACATAGTAAAGAAAATCCAAAGCCTAATGGGCATCGTTAGCATCATCGCTCTTGTGGTTTCAGCCATTGGCATAACATCGCTAATGACAAGTGAAATTTATCGCCGTAAAAAAGAGATCGGCCTTTTAAAAGCCATAGGTGCAAGTAACTTTGAAATTTACGCCCTTTTTGCTAGCGAGAGCCTTGTGGTTGCCTTTTTTGCAGGCATAACGGGAGCATTTTTAGGATACGCGCTAAGCTACGTGATGTCTTACATCATCTTTTCTCATGGCATCGGTATAGCGTGGATCGTGCTACCAATAAGCGTGGCATTTGCCTTGCTCATCTCAGTCGTTGGCTCGCTAATGCCAATGAGAAACGTCATAAATTTACTACCTGCGGAGGTGCTATATGACCGCAAATAG
- a CDS encoding ABC transporter permease, giving the protein MTANSKFFYNTIYKSLKNGSSRVMVIVISILLGACVCAAFVNVYLDIDSKVSRELKTYGANMIFAPKDMASSDNMSEKTYNEMIAKVPKDKLLGESGYLFAQANIGPTNAIVMGTKFSNLKKVKPFLDVRDGTMINVDFDDKNVLIGVDLARQAGFKAGDDIEIRAIGSNESINVKIKGVVASGDKEDALLITSLSLAQKISNKAGKINYAEAVVLGNFDEITSLAKTISNEEIAAKPVAKVSKSEGYILEKIKLLMALVSLVILLITSMCVNTTLSAILLSRSKEIALLRAIGASKKDVLNLFGFETFVTALISALVGAFLGYLLAQILGYAIFDSSIDFRILSIPVAVIISLLFAAIAAFYPIKRALNNKMADTLRGE; this is encoded by the coding sequence ATGACCGCAAATAGCAAATTCTTTTACAATACAATTTATAAAAGTTTAAAAAACGGCTCATCAAGAGTGATGGTCATCGTGATCTCTATCTTACTTGGAGCATGCGTGTGTGCTGCATTTGTCAATGTCTATCTTGACATAGACTCTAAGGTCTCACGCGAGCTAAAAACTTATGGTGCAAATATGATCTTTGCTCCAAAAGATATGGCCTCAAGCGATAATATGAGTGAAAAAACTTATAATGAAATGATCGCTAAAGTGCCAAAAGACAAGCTTCTTGGTGAGAGCGGTTATCTCTTTGCTCAGGCAAATATCGGTCCAACAAACGCTATCGTCATGGGAACAAAATTTAGCAATCTAAAAAAAGTTAAACCATTTTTAGATGTTAGAGATGGAACGATGATAAATGTCGATTTTGACGATAAAAACGTGCTAATAGGCGTCGATCTAGCTCGTCAGGCTGGCTTTAAAGCAGGCGATGATATAGAAATTCGTGCCATTGGCTCAAATGAGAGCATAAATGTAAAGATAAAAGGCGTAGTCGCAAGTGGCGACAAAGAGGATGCGCTTTTGATCACGTCACTATCTTTGGCTCAAAAAATTTCAAATAAAGCTGGCAAAATAAACTATGCTGAAGCTGTTGTGCTTGGTAACTTTGATGAGATAACATCGCTTGCAAAGACTATAAGCAATGAAGAAATAGCCGCAAAACCAGTGGCAAAGGTCTCAAAGTCTGAGGGCTATATCTTGGAAAAGATCAAGCTATTAATGGCACTTGTTAGCCTTGTTATTTTGCTCATTACTTCAATGTGCGTAAACACAACGCTTAGTGCTATCTTGCTCTCTCGCTCAAAGGAAATCGCACTTCTTAGAGCCATAGGTGCAAGCAAAAAAGATGTGCTAAATCTATTTGGTTTTGAAACATTTGTGACAGCGCTCATCTCAGCATTAGTTGGTGCATTTTTAGGATATTTACTAGCTCAAATTTTAGGTTATGCGATATTTGATTCTAGTATTGATTTTAGAATTTTGAGCATCCCAGTAGCTGTGATAATATCGCTTTTATTTGCAGCGATCGCAGCATTTTATCCGATCAAACGGGCACTTAATAATAAAATGGCAGATACATTAAGAGGAGAATGA
- a CDS encoding ABC transporter ATP-binding protein, translating to MQNALELKNICKIFGDVKALDDINFEVKKGEWVSVMGPSGSGKSTLVNILSLMDTPSSGTYMLGGDDASNLNADDTLKFRREKIGLIFQQFHLVPYLSALENVMIAQYYHSSVDEEDAKKALEAVGLSHRLTHRPSQLSGGEQQRLCIARSLINDPEILIADEPTGNLDEANERVILDLFCKLRKEGKTILLVTHNPDLGEYGDKIVYLRHGKLEKIRTIENPKVPNEI from the coding sequence ATGCAAAATGCACTAGAATTAAAAAATATTTGTAAAATTTTTGGCGATGTTAAAGCACTTGATGATATAAATTTTGAGGTTAAAAAAGGTGAGTGGGTCAGCGTAATGGGGCCAAGTGGTAGTGGTAAGAGTACGCTTGTAAATATCCTTTCACTAATGGATACTCCAAGCAGTGGTACTTATATGCTCGGTGGCGATGATGCGAGTAATCTAAATGCTGACGATACACTTAAATTTAGACGTGAAAAGATCGGTCTTATTTTTCAGCAGTTTCACTTAGTGCCATATCTTAGCGCACTTGAAAATGTGATGATCGCTCAGTACTATCACAGCTCAGTTGATGAAGAGGATGCTAAAAAAGCGCTTGAGGCAGTTGGTCTTTCTCACAGACTAACACACAGACCAAGTCAGCTAAGTGGTGGTGAGCAACAACGCCTTTGTATTGCACGCTCGCTCATAAACGATCCTGAAATTTTAATAGCAGATGAGCCAACTGGTAACCTTGATGAAGCAAATGAAAGAGTTATACTTGATCTATTTTGCAAGCTAAGAAAAGAGGGCAAGACGATACTTCTAGTCACTCACAACCCTGATCTTGGCGAGTATGGCGATAAGATCGTCTATCTAAGACATGGTAAGCTAGAAAAAATTCGCACTATTGAAAACCCAAAGGTGCCAAATGAGATATAA
- a CDS encoding TlpA family protein disulfide reductase — protein sequence MRYKILFLCLVSALVMGCVKQYEKHHITLNDSSGIDTQFFPTEKRLKIGDKPYMLFFFGTDCGVCKAAIPDLNTLEKEYGKEVQFIGVLGPSKGFDKDIELLKEHNITFKTTSDKVSVDYFSKAVGGVMGVPVIYFFDKDGKMRSKFIGLTPKSVLESAIRSLL from the coding sequence ATGAGATATAAAATTTTATTTTTATGTCTAGTCTCAGCCCTAGTTATGGGCTGCGTCAAGCAGTATGAGAAGCATCACATTACGCTAAATGACTCAAGCGGCATTGATACGCAGTTTTTTCCAACAGAAAAGAGGCTAAAGATAGGCGATAAGCCATATATGCTATTTTTCTTTGGTACGGACTGCGGAGTGTGCAAGGCCGCTATACCTGATCTAAATACGCTTGAAAAAGAGTATGGTAAAGAGGTTCAATTCATTGGTGTTTTAGGACCTAGTAAAGGCTTTGATAAAGATATTGAGCTTTTAAAAGAGCACAACATTACATTTAAAACTACGAGTGATAAGGTTTCAGTTGATTACTTTAGCAAGGCAGTTGGTGGCGTCATGGGCGTGCCAGTTATCTATTTTTTTGATAAAGATGGTAAGATGCGATCAAAATTTATCGGTCTTACACCAAAAAGCGTACTTGAAAGTGCTATAAGATCGCTCTTGTAG
- a CDS encoding DUF2920 family protein has translation MLVDGSYEISSCDDIELGIKRSSPLSFYSCYDNAKDAKALLVIIPGLGEDSDLGYRANLMQTMAETYDAACISVDYHCIGNRPQLGAKFGLDDIDREILTRELSSIGINLPIDLKSIDCHEKVDLLLKFLSKEITIRKERGILPADFRLNASITIVPTKNEYQNFGVMQAMDVLNAVLYTKKYINNAKFEHLPVIMVGSSHGGYLAHMCAKIAPWLVDAVIDNSSYAIFLWRLIGFGKEINFTNYFCFGTDTLYQNLYLYFFDKTYWTLNEKSPYYFIDAREEIRNILNLDHLNVQSCYEKPIYVSYHCICDKEIAPAKDKIELYEALKKLKFDATLHMIKDESEVDGKFIKSLAHGMGMSYKLLLQKELPSMMEKILSQKNKKSSKSIEYKCGDTIYKFSEVLDQINLEILDIA, from the coding sequence ATGCTAGTTGATGGAAGCTATGAAATTTCATCTTGTGATGATATTGAACTTGGTATAAAAAGAAGCTCTCCTCTCTCCTTTTATTCATGTTATGACAATGCCAAGGATGCAAAAGCTCTTTTGGTTATTATCCCTGGGCTTGGAGAAGACTCTGACCTTGGATATAGGGCTAACCTTATGCAGACTATGGCAGAGACTTATGATGCTGCATGTATTAGTGTGGATTATCACTGCATAGGCAACCGCCCACAGCTTGGGGCGAAATTTGGGCTTGATGATATAGATCGCGAAATCTTAACAAGAGAACTATCAAGTATAGGTATAAATTTACCAATTGATCTAAAAAGTATCGACTGCCACGAGAAGGTTGATTTGCTACTTAAATTTCTCAGCAAAGAGATTACTATTCGAAAAGAGAGAGGTATTTTGCCGGCTGATTTTAGACTAAATGCTAGCATTACGATAGTGCCAACAAAAAATGAATATCAAAATTTTGGCGTTATGCAAGCAATGGATGTGCTAAATGCTGTACTTTATACAAAAAAATATATAAATAATGCCAAATTTGAACATCTGCCAGTGATAATGGTAGGCAGCTCACATGGTGGATATCTGGCACATATGTGTGCTAAGATCGCTCCATGGCTAGTTGATGCGGTGATAGATAATAGCTCTTATGCCATATTTTTATGGCGTCTTATTGGATTTGGTAAAGAGATAAATTTTACTAACTATTTTTGTTTTGGTACCGACACTTTGTATCAAAATTTATATCTTTATTTTTTTGATAAGACCTACTGGACGCTTAATGAAAAATCACCATACTATTTTATTGACGCAAGAGAAGAGATAAGAAATATCCTAAATTTAGATCATTTAAATGTTCAAAGCTGCTATGAAAAGCCAATTTACGTTAGCTATCACTGTATTTGTGATAAAGAAATAGCTCCAGCAAAGGATAAAATCGAGCTTTACGAGGCTCTTAAGAAACTTAAATTTGATGCAACACTACATATGATAAAAGATGAGAGTGAGGTTGATGGCAAATTTATAAAGTCTTTAGCACATGGAATGGGGATGTCTTATAAACTACTTTTACAAAAAGAGCTTCCCAGTATGATGGAGAAAATTTTATCTCAAAAAAATAAAAAGAGCAGCAAGAGTATTGAGTATAAATGCGGCGATACGATCTATAAATTTAGTGAAGTCTTAGATCAAATAAATCTTGAAATTTTAGATATTGCTTAG
- a CDS encoding tetratricopeptide repeat protein produces MAEEEVVVLKPPGEQAEQEAPEEAKTEAPEEIVSLESIASEGVLQDESIPEPIPVKKSNKKLFIIAGMVALVLIILIVVLLVILLKKDKKENIDTVSIVKNIENNYQTQNFGASKIDEMINKANQLYERGNKFEALKIYENVAVYNQSLSNYNLGVSQMKQERCDEAIVSFNKAITDRENTAVSAINAAVCSLELNNTKNFNYYIGLADSFLQYENNSPLYSYYYALINYYKGNYYEALQALSHPNTADYKNEYAYLSAKILSLLGDDERAIAKLEGQKAFKADFTLAQLYARLGKYDKARDYLTKASKNTPNIDLIKMTEALIDLKTADYGDAAAFIKDVYDYNASLPSKIYKIKTILKPDLFDVSLAQAHFSDDMFFDRTRRYETLFYFAPYKVFDAKQSIEQIRKGGVSVFLDDTSAANDYLSQSAAASKVNAKLSEAIAKALSYRLKEANKEFEELASTYPNHSILQYNLALSYAQLGNFSLAAKHFIASYHQDVNNHLSGIFGAICLDINRNLNPKLIEEIGENLENDKSLKPVNLYASLLSLISGNQSAMIRWLEEPKEQTMLNLAFDIIIAKITNNDELMVKKADELLKILPNDIIANILTFISKNKEQNVKEYAKAIQIYFNGKQLDSNAFYHGADIIKKQYIKLLQISGLLTRERDKLRAELKNAPKNINLIQTLAYVDIFTNDFDESYKLYNQAIDEFKVNDASTLFLASVAATGAGKVSNAIALLELTKLNDASAIENRIALGLMYQQIDNIKAALIQYSKIGNVEYESEFYGFEIDND; encoded by the coding sequence GTGGCTGAAGAAGAGGTTGTAGTTTTAAAACCACCTGGCGAGCAAGCAGAGCAAGAAGCGCCTGAAGAGGCAAAAACTGAAGCGCCTGAAGAGATCGTCTCGCTTGAGAGTATCGCAAGTGAAGGTGTGCTACAAGATGAGAGCATCCCAGAGCCAATCCCTGTAAAAAAGAGCAATAAAAAGCTCTTTATAATAGCAGGTATGGTCGCTCTAGTACTTATCATTTTGATAGTGGTTTTGCTAGTTATCTTGCTAAAGAAAGACAAAAAAGAGAACATAGATACTGTAAGTATCGTAAAAAATATAGAAAATAACTACCAAACGCAAAATTTTGGCGCTTCAAAGATCGATGAAATGATAAATAAAGCCAATCAGCTTTATGAGCGTGGCAATAAATTTGAGGCTCTAAAAATTTATGAAAACGTAGCTGTTTATAACCAGTCTCTCTCAAACTACAACCTCGGTGTTTCGCAGATGAAACAAGAAAGATGTGATGAGGCGATCGTATCTTTTAACAAAGCTATAACCGATAGAGAAAACACAGCAGTTAGCGCCATAAATGCTGCCGTTTGCTCACTTGAGCTAAATAACACTAAAAATTTTAACTACTATATAGGACTTGCTGATTCATTTTTGCAGTATGAAAACAACTCGCCACTTTATAGCTATTACTACGCGCTTATAAACTACTATAAAGGCAACTATTACGAGGCGCTTCAAGCACTTTCTCATCCAAATACTGCAGATTATAAAAACGAATATGCCTATTTAAGTGCAAAAATTTTATCGCTTCTTGGAGATGATGAGAGAGCAATAGCCAAACTCGAGGGCCAAAAGGCATTTAAGGCCGACTTCACGCTAGCACAGCTCTATGCAAGACTTGGCAAATACGATAAAGCAAGGGATTATCTAACAAAAGCTTCTAAAAATACGCCAAATATCGATCTTATCAAGATGACTGAGGCGCTAATCGATCTAAAAACTGCTGACTACGGCGATGCAGCGGCATTTATCAAAGATGTTTACGACTACAATGCTTCTTTACCAAGCAAAATTTATAAGATAAAAACGATACTAAAGCCTGATCTTTTTGATGTCAGCCTAGCTCAGGCACACTTTAGTGATGATATGTTTTTTGATAGAACAAGGCGCTATGAGACGCTTTTTTACTTCGCACCTTACAAGGTCTTTGATGCAAAACAGAGCATCGAGCAGATAAGAAAAGGTGGCGTTAGCGTCTTTCTAGACGACACCTCAGCAGCAAATGACTATCTTAGCCAAAGTGCGGCTGCTTCAAAAGTAAATGCAAAACTTAGCGAAGCTATTGCAAAAGCACTAAGCTACCGCTTAAAGGAAGCAAATAAAGAGTTTGAAGAGCTAGCCAGTACTTATCCAAATCACTCTATCTTACAATACAACCTCGCCTTAAGCTACGCTCAGCTTGGAAATTTTAGCCTTGCAGCAAAGCACTTCATAGCAAGCTATCATCAAGATGTAAATAACCATCTTTCAGGTATTTTTGGGGCGATTTGTCTAGATATAAATAGAAATTTAAACCCAAAGCTTATTGAAGAGATCGGCGAAAATTTAGAAAATGACAAGAGTTTAAAGCCTGTAAATTTATATGCCTCGCTTCTAAGCCTGATTAGCGGCAACCAAAGTGCGATGATAAGGTGGCTTGAAGAGCCAAAAGAGCAGACAATGCTAAATTTAGCCTTTGATATCATCATCGCAAAAATAACAAACAATGATGAGCTAATGGTAAAAAAAGCTGATGAGCTACTAAAAATTTTGCCAAATGATATTATTGCAAATATCTTAACTTTCATCTCGAAAAACAAAGAGCAAAATGTCAAAGAGTATGCAAAAGCGATACAAATTTACTTTAATGGCAAGCAGCTTGATTCAAACGCTTTCTATCACGGCGCTGACATCATCAAAAAGCAATACATCAAGCTACTTCAAATTTCAGGCTTACTTACAAGAGAGCGTGATAAGTTAAGAGCCGAGCTAAAAAATGCTCCAAAGAATATAAATTTGATCCAAACTCTAGCCTATGTCGATATCTTTACAAACGACTTTGATGAAAGCTATAAACTTTATAATCAGGCAATCGATGAGTTTAAAGTAAATGACGCTAGCACATTGTTTTTAGCATCTGTGGCCGCGACAGGAGCTGGAAAAGTATCAAACGCAATCGCGCTTTTAGAGCTAACAAAACTAAATGATGCTAGTGCTATCGAAAATAGAATAGCTCTTGGCCTAATGTATCAGCAGATAGATAATATAAAAGCAGCTCTTATACAATACAGCAAAATAGGAAATGTTGAGTATGAAAGCGAATTTTATGGCTTTGAGATAGATAATGACTGA
- the serS gene encoding serine--tRNA ligase — protein sequence MINLKLLETNYDEFVKKLEGKNVKAQLIDELLQTFNELKQKRKALENFQAIQNAKSKELGIKARAGEDVSELKNKLNLNKAALADADEIVKQYEEKLEQISFNVPNITDDDVPFGKDEDDNVCIKTVLEPTKFSFTPKEHWELGESLGWLDFERGAKLSGSRFTVLRGMGARLSRALVNYMIDFNSARGFELVNVPYLVSSNTLFGTGQLPKFEEDLYKVRDEDLYLIPTSEVPVTNLYNDTIIEAEQLPIKMTCYSACFRQEAGSAGRDTRGMIRQHQFEKVELVSITKPDQSEDVLNEMVACASDLLTSLGLPHRHMLLCSGDLGFSAAKTIDLEVWLPGQGKYREISSISNTRDFQARRAKIRFKDGKKNMLVNTLNGSSLAVGRTLIAIMENYQKADGTIEIPEVLKRYM from the coding sequence ATGATAAATTTAAAACTACTCGAGACAAATTACGATGAATTTGTAAAAAAACTTGAGGGAAAAAATGTAAAAGCTCAGCTGATTGACGAGCTTTTACAAACTTTTAACGAGCTAAAGCAAAAGAGAAAAGCACTTGAAAATTTCCAAGCGATCCAAAACGCAAAAAGTAAAGAGCTTGGCATAAAGGCAAGAGCTGGCGAAGATGTAAGCGAGCTTAAAAATAAGCTAAATTTAAACAAAGCTGCACTTGCTGACGCTGATGAGATCGTTAAACAATATGAAGAAAAGCTTGAGCAAATTTCATTTAACGTGCCAAATATCACCGATGATGATGTGCCATTTGGTAAGGACGAGGACGATAATGTCTGCATAAAAACGGTGCTTGAGCCAACTAAATTTAGCTTTACACCAAAAGAGCACTGGGAGCTAGGTGAGAGCCTTGGTTGGCTTGACTTTGAAAGGGGCGCAAAACTCTCAGGATCTCGCTTTACCGTGCTTCGTGGCATGGGAGCAAGGCTAAGTAGAGCGCTTGTTAATTACATGATCGACTTTAATAGCGCGCGAGGCTTTGAGCTTGTAAATGTCCCTTATCTAGTAAGTTCAAACACACTTTTTGGTACTGGTCAGCTGCCTAAATTTGAAGAAGACCTTTACAAAGTGCGTGACGAAGACCTCTACCTCATCCCAACTAGCGAAGTGCCTGTGACAAATTTATACAATGACACGATCATTGAAGCCGAGCAGCTGCCTATAAAGATGACTTGCTACTCAGCATGCTTCCGCCAAGAGGCAGGCTCAGCAGGACGTGATACTAGAGGTATGATCCGCCAGCACCAGTTTGAAAAGGTCGAGCTAGTAAGTATCACAAAGCCTGATCAAAGCGAAGACGTGCTAAATGAAATGGTAGCGTGCGCAAGCGATCTACTAACTAGCCTTGGACTTCCTCACCGCCATATGCTTCTTTGCAGTGGCGATCTTGGTTTTAGCGCGGCAAAGACGATAGACCTTGAGGTTTGGCTACCTGGTCAAGGTAAATATAGAGAGATTAGCTCTATTTCCAATACTCGTGATTTTCAAGCAAGGCGTGCAAAAATTCGCTTTAAAGATGGCAAGAAAAATATGCTTGTAAATACCCTAAATGGCTCAAGTCTAGCTGTGGGTAGGACTCTTATTGCCATCATGGAGAACTACCAAAAAGCAGATGGCACTATTGAAATTCCAGAAGTTCTTAAAAGGTATATGTAG
- the trpS gene encoding tryptophan--tRNA ligase, with protein sequence MRVLTGLQPSGKLHLGNYFASIKQMVDMQEKNEMFMFIANYHAMTSLSEAKALKQNTFEAACAFLALGIDPNKSIFWVQSDVKDVLELYWVLSQHTPMGLLERAHSYKDKVAKGLSSHHGLFSYPVLMAADILLYNAQVVPVGKDQIQHVEIARDIAIKFNNEHGEIFTLPEAKIDENVATVPGTNGEKMSKSYGNTIDIFADAKTLKKQISSIVTDGTPLEEPKQWQNCNVYNIAKLFLDESGQKELQARYERGGEGHGHFKAYLNELIWGYFKDAREKFEHYQNNPGEVSEILEIGAKKASNVAQTTIKKVREAVGIY encoded by the coding sequence ATGAGAGTATTAACCGGCCTCCAACCCTCCGGCAAACTACACCTTGGTAACTACTTTGCCTCGATAAAACAGATGGTTGATATGCAAGAAAAAAACGAGATGTTTATGTTTATAGCAAACTACCACGCGATGACAAGCCTTAGCGAGGCCAAAGCCCTAAAACAAAACACTTTTGAGGCTGCATGTGCGTTTTTGGCACTTGGGATCGATCCAAATAAGAGCATATTTTGGGTGCAAAGTGATGTTAAAGACGTGCTTGAGCTTTACTGGGTACTAAGTCAGCACACGCCTATGGGGCTTCTTGAGCGCGCACATAGTTACAAAGATAAAGTCGCAAAAGGTCTTAGTTCGCACCACGGACTCTTTAGCTATCCAGTTTTGATGGCAGCTGACATTTTGCTTTATAATGCGCAGGTCGTGCCTGTAGGCAAGGATCAGATCCAGCACGTAGAAATCGCTCGTGATATCGCGATAAAATTTAACAACGAACATGGAGAAATTTTTACATTGCCTGAGGCGAAGATCGATGAAAATGTCGCCACCGTGCCTGGCACAAACGGTGAAAAGATGAGCAAAAGCTATGGCAATACAATCGACATCTTTGCCGATGCCAAAACGCTTAAAAAGCAAATTTCTAGCATCGTGACTGATGGCACACCGCTTGAAGAGCCAAAACAGTGGCAAAACTGCAACGTCTATAATATCGCCAAACTTTTTTTAGATGAGAGTGGACAAAAAGAGCTTCAAGCTAGATATGAGCGTGGTGGCGAGGGTCACGGGCACTTTAAAGCTTATCTAAATGAGCTTATTTGGGGCTATTTTAAAGATGCGAGAGAGAAATTTGAGCATTATCAAAATAATCCTGGCGAAGTGTCTGAAATTTTAGAAATAGGAGCCAAAAAGGCAAGTAATGTTGCTCAAACAACAATAAAAAAAGTTCGTGAAGCAGTCGGAATTTATTAA
- a CDS encoding shikimate kinase: MKTKNNNIVLIGFMGVGKGTTARALSKALKTMNLDCDDLLESSQNMKIKAIFEEYGEEYFRQLEKDLAKFIATNVKNAIISTGGGFAKVKNLKKIGTVIYLKASFDAIMQRLKNSKNSEKKLAKRPLLSDLKRAEALHLEREELYEKKADYIVEVEDKTPKQIVKEIRMLLKI, translated from the coding sequence ATGAAAACAAAGAACAATAATATCGTTTTGATAGGGTTTATGGGCGTTGGCAAGGGCACGACTGCAAGGGCGCTAAGCAAGGCGCTAAAGACGATGAATCTTGACTGCGACGACTTGCTAGAGAGCTCGCAAAACATGAAGATAAAGGCTATCTTTGAAGAGTACGGAGAGGAGTATTTTAGGCAGCTTGAAAAGGATCTGGCTAAATTTATAGCAACAAATGTCAAAAATGCAATCATCTCAACCGGTGGGGGCTTTGCGAAGGTTAAAAATTTAAAAAAAATTGGTACCGTGATCTATCTAAAAGCTAGTTTTGATGCGATCATGCAAAGGCTAAAAAATAGCAAAAATAGCGAGAAAAAACTCGCCAAACGTCCGCTTTTAAGTGATCTAAAAAGAGCCGAGGCGTTACATCTGGAGCGAGAGGAGCTTTATGAGAAAAAGGCTGATTATATTGTTGAAGTGGAGGACAAGACCCCAAAACAGATCGTAAAAGAGATAAGGATGCTTTTAAAAATTTAG